A part of Marinobacter psychrophilus genomic DNA contains:
- a CDS encoding VOC family protein: MAVQDPFHLAIQVRDINEARRFYGDFLGCPEGRSSDSWVDFDLYGHQFVCHLNPALKGQSANTHKNPVDGHGVPVPHFGVVLEMDAWNTLSAKLREHGVAFEIEPYIRFKGEPGEQATMFFYDPSGNALEFKAFKDREAQLFQKS; encoded by the coding sequence ATGGCCGTGCAAGATCCATTTCATCTCGCCATACAAGTTCGAGACATAAACGAAGCTCGCCGATTCTATGGTGATTTTCTAGGCTGCCCTGAAGGCCGCTCGTCCGACAGCTGGGTCGACTTCGACCTGTACGGTCATCAGTTTGTTTGTCATCTCAACCCTGCACTGAAAGGGCAATCCGCAAACACTCATAAAAACCCGGTAGACGGCCACGGCGTGCCCGTTCCGCACTTTGGGGTGGTTCTGGAAATGGATGCATGGAACACGCTATCTGCAAAACTACGTGAACACGGAGTGGCTTTCGAAATTGAGCCCTACATTCGCTTTAAAGGTGAGCCGGGGGAGCAAGCCACCATGTTTTTTTACGATCCTTCGGGAAACGCTTTAGAATTTAAAGCTTTCAAGGACCGCGAAGCCCAGCTCTTCCAAAAAAGCTGA
- a CDS encoding CoA transferase, with protein sequence MTKKNSLPLEGVRVVDFGQQIAGPAVAMVLADFGATVVHVDPPNGPQWDHPANAVLNRNKSCLKLDLKSQSGLARAQKLIEKADIVIENFRPGVMKKLGLDFVKLRANRPELITLSVPGFASNDDLRREWKATEALVAATCGAFTDMGFNRVLMGVNPSFSPLPLGSAYAISLASSAAVLALLEREKTGRGDHVEVPVAAALMEGLSYNSYVIDGLPSRYKTMREDEIEYRKANNIEFDLSYEDLQEYLDPFYRTYECADGRMFYCVCPSHRNHAKRALMLLGVYDELKAAGLPEVEDLHAPVAEWDGETSIGVYPLPKKWADIISEKMKKAFLAKTSTEWGVLFGEGQIPGAPHRTTQEWVNDEHTNAAGLIVEVNDSEYGLMKQPGPIAWLEEFAADMLAPRPRKTVSFDEALVELSSVAAQETVTRPTGKAIQPASGNGWLEGLRILDLTNVIAGPHSTAFLSRFGAEVIKLDTVKPMYDPLIGVLFTFQTNVNKQSALMDITTAEGREGFNRLVRSVDMVVINAPDRQMKPLGLDNASLQALNPGVLFCRLDCLGGPLPGPKTDYIGYDDIIQANSGIMSRFGGPATPEEHAHIGTLDVNCGFAAGLAMAVSLYHKLKTGQATRARTSLSAVTNIAQIPFAFDYKGRAPFNEPSGREAMGHHELSHFYKTSDGWVFLDSNRSELDKLEGIEGLQGIGAAASTGEFLRAAFQTAPANYWADILQEAGIAAAQPNAIEDLREQYNREADGTPGTTLGSFSFSTYSNHPSGHRITQIDHCSIRPTDASTRAFTPAEQFGYSTRSVLASIGYSEEEVESMIERKIAGLNWSRQYLPGVESLQVVSPAISIGEILRAASQPALAIVSPEVLQSEGAVCWAVSQ encoded by the coding sequence ATGACAAAAAAGAACTCCCTGCCGTTAGAAGGTGTGCGCGTTGTTGATTTTGGCCAGCAGATTGCCGGCCCTGCAGTAGCTATGGTGTTGGCCGACTTCGGTGCGACAGTTGTGCACGTCGATCCGCCCAATGGCCCCCAATGGGACCACCCAGCTAATGCCGTGTTGAACCGTAACAAAAGCTGTCTGAAGTTGGATTTAAAAAGTCAGTCCGGGTTGGCTCGGGCCCAAAAATTGATCGAAAAAGCCGATATCGTTATCGAAAACTTCCGCCCGGGCGTCATGAAAAAACTGGGTTTAGACTTCGTAAAACTGCGTGCTAATCGTCCCGAACTGATCACCCTGTCAGTGCCGGGTTTTGCCAGCAACGATGATCTGCGTCGTGAATGGAAGGCGACCGAAGCCTTGGTGGCTGCCACCTGTGGTGCGTTCACCGACATGGGCTTTAACCGAGTGCTGATGGGCGTTAATCCTAGCTTTTCCCCCCTCCCGCTCGGCTCAGCTTACGCCATCTCACTCGCTTCAAGTGCCGCCGTACTCGCGTTATTGGAGCGGGAAAAAACAGGCCGGGGTGACCACGTTGAAGTACCGGTAGCCGCTGCCTTGATGGAAGGTTTGTCTTACAACTCCTACGTTATCGACGGCCTGCCCAGCCGCTACAAGACCATGCGGGAAGATGAAATCGAATACCGCAAAGCCAATAACATCGAGTTTGATCTGAGCTACGAAGACCTGCAGGAATATCTCGACCCGTTTTATCGCACCTATGAGTGTGCTGACGGTCGTATGTTCTACTGCGTTTGCCCATCGCATCGCAATCATGCCAAACGTGCATTGATGCTGCTGGGTGTCTACGACGAACTAAAAGCCGCTGGGCTGCCCGAAGTTGAAGATTTGCACGCGCCCGTCGCCGAGTGGGATGGCGAGACCTCTATTGGCGTTTATCCACTACCCAAAAAGTGGGCTGACATCATCTCCGAGAAGATGAAAAAAGCGTTCCTGGCTAAGACATCCACAGAGTGGGGTGTGCTGTTTGGCGAGGGTCAGATTCCCGGAGCGCCGCATCGCACCACTCAAGAGTGGGTGAATGATGAACACACCAACGCTGCTGGCCTTATTGTTGAGGTTAACGATTCTGAGTATGGCCTGATGAAGCAGCCCGGGCCAATCGCCTGGCTGGAAGAGTTCGCCGCAGACATGCTTGCGCCGCGTCCTCGCAAAACGGTTTCGTTTGATGAAGCACTGGTTGAGCTGTCTTCAGTTGCAGCGCAGGAAACGGTAACCCGGCCTACTGGCAAGGCCATTCAGCCAGCTAGCGGCAACGGCTGGCTGGAAGGTCTGCGTATTCTGGACCTTACCAACGTGATTGCAGGGCCGCATTCAACCGCTTTTTTAAGCCGCTTTGGGGCAGAAGTGATCAAGCTGGATACGGTCAAGCCGATGTACGATCCTTTGATTGGCGTATTGTTCACTTTCCAGACCAACGTCAATAAACAAAGTGCGTTGATGGATATAACCACAGCTGAGGGTCGTGAGGGATTTAACCGCCTTGTACGCTCGGTGGACATGGTTGTGATTAACGCGCCTGATCGCCAAATGAAGCCTTTGGGATTGGATAATGCCAGCCTGCAGGCCTTGAACCCCGGTGTTCTGTTCTGTCGCCTCGATTGCCTTGGTGGTCCTTTGCCCGGGCCTAAGACCGACTACATCGGGTACGACGACATTATTCAGGCAAACAGTGGCATCATGAGCCGCTTCGGTGGCCCGGCTACCCCAGAAGAGCACGCTCACATAGGCACTCTCGACGTAAACTGTGGCTTTGCTGCGGGCTTGGCGATGGCGGTTTCCCTCTACCACAAGTTGAAAACTGGCCAGGCCACTCGCGCACGCACCTCCCTGTCTGCGGTGACCAACATTGCCCAAATTCCGTTTGCCTTTGACTACAAGGGCCGCGCGCCCTTCAATGAGCCATCGGGACGGGAGGCAATGGGCCACCACGAGTTGTCGCACTTTTATAAAACCAGTGATGGCTGGGTTTTCCTGGACTCAAACCGCTCGGAGCTGGACAAGCTCGAAGGCATTGAAGGTTTACAAGGCATCGGCGCAGCGGCCAGTACCGGCGAGTTCTTACGCGCAGCTTTCCAAACAGCGCCGGCCAATTACTGGGCAGACATTCTGCAGGAAGCGGGCATTGCAGCAGCCCAACCGAATGCCATTGAAGACCTGCGCGAACAGTACAACCGCGAAGCCGATGGTACGCCAGGAACGACTTTGGGCAGCTTCTCGTTTTCAACCTACTCCAACCATCCAAGCGGCCACCGTATTACCCAGATTGACCACTGTTCGATTCGCCCTACAGATGCATCTACCCGCGCCTTTACACCGGCAGAACAATTCGGTTACTCCACCCGCAGCGTTCTGGCCAGCATCGGCTACTCCGAAGAGGAAGTGGAATCGATGATTGAGCGCAAAATTGCAGGCCTGAATTGGAGCAGGCAATACTTACCGGGTGTGGAAAGCTTGCAGGTTGTCAGTCCGGCAATCAGTATCGGCGAGATTTTACGTGCAGCTTCTCAGCCAGCGCTGGCGATCGTCTCGCCCGAGGTGTTGCAGAGCGAGGGAGCCGTTTGTTGGGCAGTGAGCCAGTAG